One window from the genome of Populus alba chromosome 15, ASM523922v2, whole genome shotgun sequence encodes:
- the LOC118057394 gene encoding O-fucosyltransferase 37, which yields MAKSRNIKNPIFTLTPSPVYHLLSASLFTSLLFSPKKSPRNFNKLLTPPTLCLISLLVSFTLFGVSILGFTSNSQDSLPCSLNSPSSLSFPSMSISSMLLTSLSSVVPKNVENEPRMAKSLMAPLPLHPVTGNVSKEEKEFWEQPDGEGYKPCLDFSLKYRKASARISKERRRFLVVVASGGLNQQRNQIVDAVVIARILEAALVVPVLQVNPIWDDESEFSEIFNVEHFKRVLRADVRIVSSLPSTHLMSRQSIENQIPYDVSPYWIRARFSRLLNEEGLLILKALDSKLSKNLPPDLQKLRCKVAFHALRFAAPIQDLGNRLSKRMWIEGPYIALHLRLEKDIWVRSGCLSSLGPEYDKIIAKSRESQPEYLTGRLNMNHIRRRLAGLCPLSALEIARFLKALGAPRTARIYIAGGEPFGGSLALQPLIAEFPNVITKEILARGGELSPFIKKASALAAIDYIISLSSNVFIPSHGGNFGRIMQGHRAYAGHKKHIRPNKRAMLPVFENSTSEFGSIIRTLHKKSQGQPEPRTNKRDRDVIAYPLPECMCKHRTPIF from the exons ATGGCGAAATCAAGAAACATCAAGAACCCAATCTTTACACTGACCCCATCACCAGTTTATCACTTGCTCTCTGCCTCTCTATtcacttctcttcttttctctcccaAGAAAAGCCCAAGAAACTTCAACAAACTCTTGACACCACCAACTCTATGCTTAATTTCACTTCTTGTTTCCTTTACTCTCTTTGGAGTTTCCATTCTTGGCTTCACATCCAATTCTCAAGATTCACTTCCATGCTCTCTAAACTCTCCATCTTCTCTTTCATTTCCTTCTATGTCCATTTCGTCAATGCTTTTGACCTCCCTTTCTTCTGTTGTTCCCAAGAATGTGGAAAATGAGCCAAGAATGGCAAAGAGTTTAATGGCGCCATTACCATTGCATCCCGTTACTGGCAATGTGTCAAAAGAGGAGAAAGAGTTTTGGGAGCAACCGGATGGAGAAGGGTACAAGCCATGCTTGGATTTTAGTCTCAAGTATCGAAAGGCATCTGCGAGAATTTCAAAGGAGAGAAGGAGGTTCTTGGTGGTGGTAGCCTCCGGGGGATTGAACCAGCAGAGGAATCAGATTGTTGATGCTGTTGTCATTGCAAGAATTCTTGAAGCAGCTTTGGTTGTTCCTGTTTTGCAGGTTAATCCAATTTGGGACGATGAGAG TGAATTCTCGGAGATTTTCAATGTTGAGCATTTCAAGAGAGTTTTACGAGCTGATGTACGAATTGTATCTTCCCTTCCCTCCACACATTTGATGTCAAGGCAGTCCATTGAAAACCAAATTCCTTATGATGTTTCACCATACTGGATTCGTGCCAGGTTCTCCAGACTG CTGAATGAAGAAGGCCTTCTTATTCTAAAAGCATTAGACTCCAAACTTTCCAAGAATCTCCCCCCCGATCTGCAGAAGCTGCGATGCAAG GTAGCTTTCCATGCATTGAGATTCGCAGCACCAATACAGGATCTCGGGAACAGGCTTTCAAAGAGAATGTGGATTGAAGGTCCATATATTGCCCTCCATCTCAGGTTAGAGAAGGATATATGGGTCAGAAGTGGATGTCTCAGCAGTTTAGGCCCAGAATATGACAAAATCATCGCCAAATCACGGGAGTCTCAACCTGAATACCTTACAGGAAGGTTGAACATGAACCATATCCGGCGAAGACTTGCCGGCCTATGTCCCCTCAGTGCACTAGAAATTGCAAG GTTTTTAAAGGCTTTAGGAGCACCAAGGACTGCTCGAATATACATTGCTGGAGGAGAGCCATTTGGTGGCAGCCTGGCTCTGCAACCACTGATTGCCGAATTCCCGAACGTAATAACAAAGGAGATATTGGCAAGAGGAGGTGAACTGTCGCCATTTATCAAGAAGGCCTCAGCTCTGGCTGCTATAGACTACATCATCTCATTAAGCAGCAACGTTTTTATACCTTCCCATGGAGGAAACTTCGGTCGAATCATGCAG GGCCACCGTGCTTATGCTGGTCATAAGAAACACATAAGGCCTAACAAGCGAGCCATGCTTCCTGTATTCGAAAACTCCACCTCCGAATTCGGAAGCATCATCAGGACGCTGCACAAGAAATCTCAGGGCCAACCGGAGCCAAGGACTAACAAGAGAGACCGAGATGTGATTGCATATCCACTTCCTGAATGTATGTGCAAGCACCGAACACCAATTTTTTGA